A single genomic interval of Cupriavidus sp. MP-37 harbors:
- a CDS encoding ABC transporter substrate-binding protein, translating to MSPRSSQPSRPSQPRQSACASPASAQRRRLLGAALLGGAAWPLHAQSRPPAPPPGYPSGYDATIAGALREGMVTVYASTDLEVARPLIAAFEARYPGIRVHYQDLNTVELNQRFLAESAALSGRPPPPNAVFADVLWSTAMDLQIKLVNDGHAQRYASPERAGLPGWAVWRDEAWGTTFEPAVIVYNRHHLAGMRPPRSRSGLARLLQEHAPRWHGKVVTYDVERSGVGYLLAQQDARMGAEFWYLAQALGRAGVQLSASTAEMIERIASGELVMGYNLLGSYALSLMQRGAAIDVIAPSDYTLVMSRVAFIARRAPRPNAARLWLDYLLSREGQALLAKSTSQLYTIRTDTDSVHTAAALSERLGYALKPISVGPGLLAAQDAMRKRAFLARWREAMRG from the coding sequence GTGTCGCCGCGTTCGTCCCAGCCGTCCCGACCATCCCAGCCGCGCCAGTCCGCCTGCGCTTCGCCCGCCTCGGCACAGCGCCGTCGCCTGCTGGGCGCCGCCCTGCTGGGCGGCGCCGCATGGCCCCTGCATGCCCAGTCCAGGCCGCCGGCACCGCCGCCGGGGTATCCGTCGGGGTACGACGCCACCATTGCCGGCGCGCTGCGCGAAGGCATGGTCACGGTGTACGCGTCGACCGACCTGGAAGTCGCGCGGCCGCTGATTGCCGCGTTCGAGGCGCGCTACCCCGGCATCCGCGTGCACTACCAGGATCTCAATACGGTCGAGCTCAACCAGCGCTTCCTGGCCGAGAGCGCCGCGCTGTCGGGCCGGCCGCCGCCGCCCAACGCGGTCTTTGCCGATGTGCTGTGGAGCACCGCGATGGACCTGCAGATCAAGCTGGTCAACGACGGCCATGCGCAGCGCTACGCCTCGCCCGAGCGTGCCGGCCTGCCGGGCTGGGCGGTGTGGCGCGACGAGGCCTGGGGCACCACCTTCGAGCCCGCGGTGATCGTCTACAACCGCCACCACCTGGCCGGCATGCGCCCGCCGCGCAGCCGCAGCGGGCTGGCGCGGCTGCTGCAGGAGCACGCGCCGCGCTGGCACGGCAAGGTGGTGACGTATGACGTGGAGCGCTCGGGGGTGGGCTACCTGCTGGCGCAGCAGGACGCGCGCATGGGCGCCGAGTTCTGGTACCTGGCGCAGGCGCTGGGCCGGGCCGGGGTGCAGCTGTCGGCGTCGACCGCGGAGATGATCGAGCGCATTGCCAGCGGCGAGCTGGTGATGGGCTACAACCTGCTCGGGTCCTATGCCTTGTCGCTGATGCAGCGCGGCGCGGCGATCGATGTGATTGCCCCGAGCGACTACACGCTGGTGATGTCGCGCGTCGCCTTTATCGCGCGGCGCGCGCCGCGGCCGAATGCGGCGCGGCTGTGGCTGGACTACCTGCTGTCGCGCGAGGGCCAGGCGCTGCTGGCCAAGTCGACTTCGCAGCTCTATACCATCCGCACCGATACCGACAGCGTGCACACCGCCGCGGCGCTGTCGGAGCGGCTCGGCTACGCGCTCAAGCCGATCAGCGTCGGCCCGGGGCTACTGGCGGCGCAGGACGCGATGCGCAAGCGCGCGTTCCTGGCGCGCTGGCGCGAAGCCATGCGCGGCTAG